In the genome of Streptomyces sp. ITFR-21, one region contains:
- a CDS encoding helix-turn-helix transcriptional regulator — translation MTRNWTRLGEELKSARAGRGLEQQQVAAKVGVKRGAIRNIERGAIAKVTPTVLAYARLVGWTEDSVERVLAGEAPRISEPEPRQPEPRQQPEAEPESECDPIAGFSPRVRQSLQEGPLIDTRVAELTTPTGRVRATIVIRGEDGTPAEDLLAALRSLRIDVTIEN, via the coding sequence ATGACCAGGAACTGGACGCGGCTCGGCGAGGAACTGAAGTCGGCCCGTGCCGGGCGTGGCTTGGAGCAGCAGCAGGTCGCGGCGAAGGTCGGCGTGAAGCGGGGTGCCATCCGCAACATCGAGCGCGGGGCGATCGCCAAGGTCACGCCCACGGTGCTCGCCTATGCGCGGCTGGTGGGGTGGACGGAGGACTCCGTGGAGCGCGTGCTCGCAGGGGAAGCTCCCCGCATCAGCGAGCCCGAGCCGCGACAGCCGGAGCCACGGCAGCAGCCGGAGGCCGAACCGGAGAGTGAGTGTGATCCGATCGCAGGGTTCTCCCCCCGCGTAAGGCAGTCGCTCCAGGAAGGACCCCTGATCGACACCCGCGTGGCCGAGCTGACGACGCCCACCGGGCGCGTTCGGGCAACGATCGTCATCCGGGGCGAGGACGGCACCCCGGCGGAGGATCTGCTCGCCGCTCTCCGGTCGCTAAGGATCGACGTGACCATAGAGAACTAG
- a CDS encoding helix-turn-helix domain-containing protein — MIPNGTAIRALREVQELSLRDLAGRAQTSASQLSRIERGKAGAGEELTLRLAEALAVPVDDITRGELAPVETKPAAAPAAEAPAKKKTATRTVPYPGTAEGAVFHYTPEEAAEYLPWSALQLKRKAYAREVPFNDGGSRVTFTGLDITEISRMTAVRPLAETVQQRSA, encoded by the coding sequence GTGATCCCCAATGGAACAGCGATTCGGGCACTGCGCGAGGTTCAGGAACTGAGCTTGCGGGACCTGGCAGGTCGCGCGCAGACGTCAGCGAGTCAGCTTTCGCGCATCGAGCGAGGCAAGGCCGGGGCCGGCGAGGAGCTGACCCTGCGCCTCGCGGAGGCGCTGGCCGTGCCCGTGGACGACATCACGCGGGGCGAACTGGCCCCCGTGGAGACAAAGCCTGCTGCGGCGCCGGCCGCGGAGGCGCCCGCCAAGAAGAAGACCGCGACCCGCACCGTGCCCTACCCGGGCACCGCGGAAGGGGCGGTCTTCCACTACACGCCGGAGGAAGCGGCGGAGTACCTGCCCTGGTCGGCGCTCCAGCTCAAGCGCAAGGCGTACGCCCGCGAGGTCCCGTTCAACGACGGGGGATCCCGGGTGACCTTCACCGGCCTGGACATCACCGAGATCAGCCGAATGACGGCCGTGCGCCCGCTGGCGGAGACCGTCCAGCAGAGGAGCGCGTAA